The Peromyscus leucopus breed LL Stock chromosome 4, UCI_PerLeu_2.1, whole genome shotgun sequence genome segment AGATGCCATGGAAGCCCACTCATCCCAGCCCTGCCCAAGCTCTGGCAGAGTGGACCAGCCGCAGAGAAGCCTTTGCTCAGAGGCCAAGCTCAGCCCCTGACTTGATGGTACATGAGGAGAACTGACCTCCTGTAGGGCGCGCCCTCAAGAAACAGCTCAGGGgagaggtgggggctggagagatgatggttcagtggttaagagcactggttgctctttcagaggacccaggttcaattcccaacacccatgcgGCAGCTCACAGTCCTCTATAGTTCCAGTCCCAGAggacctgataccctcttccggctctgtggacactgctggtacatggtgcacaaatatatgtgcaggcaaaacagtcgtatacataaaataaaggttagaaattaaaaataaataaaagctaaaaaaaaatttatagagACAGTAAGAGAAGAGTGATCtagactccccacccccacccccaagtcctgGAGACAAGTATCCTCAGAAGGGCTGGCAAAGCCCCACCTCTTGAGTATTCTGTTCTTGTGATTTGGACAGTGTCGTACCCCTGAACGGAAGATGGAAGTAGAGCTGAGCCCTGTGGCccagtcttcctcttccttgaCTCCCATTGAGAGGGCTTCCGAAGAAGATGATGGATTTGTGGACATCCTGGAGGGTGATTTAAAGGTAAACAGCCTTGGTCCACAAGGCCCCTACTTGCTCCCCATTCCGCTAGCCCAAGAAAAGGAGAGCCCTGGCTTCAGCAAGACTCCGGCCATAGCCCAGTGTCAGAGGCATTTGAGGGAACTGAGTACCAGCCTGCTACTGGCCGATCAGAGAAGACCAGGTGGGCTGGTGCTCCAGAGGAATGGAGGCTGGGCATGATGAAGGTACTTCTCCTTGCTCGGGGCATGCCCCTGCAGCAGGTGGGTCCCTACAGCTCTTCAGGTCTCTGGGACTGCCATAGATGGAGGAGTCAGCAGGGCTGGGGATAGCCCAGCATTTCTGGGAGAGTAGGTAAGGGAAGGCTCTAAGGTTAATGCCCTGCTCGTGTTTATGATTGTGTCCTTGCTGATTTGACCTCAGGATGATGATGTGGTCCCCCCAGGCATGGAGAACCTCATTAGTGCCCCACTGGTCAAAAAGTTGGATAAGGAAGAGGAACAGGTGAGCCTCGGTAGTGCCCCCTCAGAGCTCGGAGATGTGGGGTTGAGGGACTGGGTTTTCTAACGGCCATGTTACCCTTGCCAGGATCTCATCATGTTCAGCAAGTGCCAGCGGCTCTTCCGCTCTCCATCCATGCCGTGCACCGTGATCCGGCCCATCCTCAAGAGGCTAGAGCGGCCCCAGGACAAGGACGTGCCTGTCCAGAGCAAGCGCAGGAAAAGTGTGACACCCCTGGAGGAGCAGCAGCCTGAAGAACCTGTTAGTTTCTTCCTCCTGGGGCTGGGCTGTCACTGCTCACCTGGGGCTGTGTTTGGGCTGAAGATGGTCTGGGATGTACTCTCTTGGCCACATGTGTAGGAGGTGGGGGGGTAGTGTACCAGTAGTTGTTTATGTGGCAGGGAAAGAGGGTCTCAGACAAATGGCACCGAGAGCCAGGCTCACCCCTGACCTGGCCGCCATCTGCCTTGCCTTCCAGAAAGCTCGTGTCTTCCGCTCAAAGTCCCTGTGCCATGAGATTGAAAGCATCCTGGACAGTGACCACCATGGACTGATCGGAGATTACTCCAAGGTAGCATTCTAGGACCTCAGGAGGCTTCTTCCGTTATCCGCTCTGGATCCCTAGTGCAGGAGCACTGTCCCCAGagaccctcttttctctcttgtatCTTTTCAGTCTTGTTCTCACGCAGACTCTTCCCTCTGGTTCCCCTTCTCCTGATGCCACCTCAAATCTGTCCAGGCATCTGACATATCTCAGCCTTGAAAACCATTTCCAAATGAGTCTCTGGTATGCAATCTCCTGCCTAGCCCCTCAGCTTTCAAACCCCAAGAGCAGGAGGCAAGACAGTCCAGGGCTTCTCCATTCTGTTTTCACCCTTTGAAGGCTATTCCCTGGGTATGGGCCTCCCGAGGTTCCACTCAGAGCTGAATCTGCCCGGTCCAGCCTTCTTGTCTGCCGCCTTTTCCTTCCCTGACTGACTCATCCTTCCCTTCAGGCTTTCCTCCTGCAGACTGTGGATGGCAAACACCAAGACCTCAAGTACATCTCACCAGAAACTGTAAGCAGGGTTGAGCCACTCTCCAGGTGCATTGGggaccaccttttttttttttttttttttttttgtggctcttGTCCTCCCCTGGGGATGGGCTGCATGTACAGACCATCACAAGAGTGAGGGAAAACCTTGGCTACCCGCCTCACCTGCCGGCACCAACCCTGATGGCCTCCTGCAGATGGTGGCCCTGCTGACAGGCAAGTTCAGCAACATTGTGGAGAAATTTGTAATTGTGGACTGCAGATACCCCTATGAGTATGAAGGCGGGCATATCAAGGTGAGACAGCTGCTGGTAAGGCCAGGCCCGCCATTCAGATTCCTCGCCGAGAGGATGACTAACCTTCCGTGGAGTATTTCTCATGGGGAGGGTTCCTCCCAGCAAGAGGTGGGGTTACTTACCTGGGAACTGAAAGAGAAGGGGCCAGGTGCAGGCTACGGCTTGACCCCCAGATGCTCTGACAGAATGCTGTGAACTTGCCCCTGGAACGGGATGCCGAGACCTTCCTGCTGCAGCGCCCCATCACGCCTTGTAGCCTGGACAAGAGAGTCATCCTCATTTTCCACTGTGAATTCTCGTCTGAGCGTGGGCCCCGCATGTGAGTCCTGGCTCTGTCCTGCTGGTCAGCTAGTGCTCACCTTTGGCCTTCTTTGCCCAGAACTGAGTGCTGGAGCCTCTTGCTGCATCTGATAGTTTAGAATTGACCTTACTCTTGCTATGGACAGCACATCTTCCCATCACCTTCTTCCCGTCTACCTCATCAGACCATCCTTCATCCATTGCGGCACCCCCACAAAAATTCATGCCAAGTCTAGCAGCATCCTTAAAATCTGAGGACCCTGTTCTAAGCCACAATCTCAGTGACAACTCAGGCATTTGGTACCCTGTTCCCATGCTGGCTACCACTGGGGCCCTCAGCCTTCCTTCACCCACTACCACCGGGGCCCTCACTCAGTCTGCATTCATGATCTTTTCTGGTTATTCCCCTGCCTCCTGGTCCAGGGTGGCCACTAGCTCCATCAAGTAGCTGTTAGCTTCTTAGTGCGCTGGAATCTGTGTTTCCCATTCTCTGTGTAGGGGCCTCACCCCGGCTGCTCCCCTTTCCTCTGGGGTTCCAGCACGTGGCCCCTGCTGGGCAGTGGACCAGTCAGTGAGCGTCCCTCTTGATCCTTCGCTTCCTTCTTTGTCTTCTCTGGAGTCCTTACCGCATCCGGTCCAGAGACTCTGGGCATGTGTGTATTTTCCCTGTGTGTCTGCACTAGTGACCGAGCCAGGCCATCACATACGATAGGGAAGCACTCTACCAGGGAGGGGCGCTCCCAAccctctctttactttttttattttgtttttaaaattaccgtgtgtatgcatgttgtaTGAAGGCATATGTACATGGGTATGACATATCCCATATGtatatgtggatgtcagagggtGACCTtatggaatcagttctctccttccgtgtTTACATGAGTTTCGGGAATCGAGCCCAGGTTGCCAGGGTTGTgcggcctttacccactgaaccgtctcactgcccccctcctcctcaaagaagtttatttttatcctttaaaatttGTAATTAGAGTGATATCTTATTTTATATgaaggtattttgcctgcactgTGTGTACCGTTgtatgcatgcttggtgcctacAGACAtcggaagagggcattggatcccctcgATTGGAGGCTGTGATAAATGgctgtgagctactatgtgggtgctgggaactgagcctagaATCTTTgccagagcaacaagtgttcttcactgctgagctttctctccagccatTGGTcctttaaattatatgtatattgtgAGTGCCTTTGTGTGGTATACATGCATGcggtatatacatgcatataagtaCATATAAGTACATGCATGCAGAAAGGCCAGAGGAGGCCATTACACATCCTGCTGTatactctctaccttattcccttgagacagggttctcactGAACTTGGGCTTGGTGGCCTTCAGTCTAACTCcaagtgatcctcctgttttTACACAAACACACCCAATGCTGGGGTtgctggctttttgttgttggggGGATTTGAACTCACCTCCTCATGTTTACtcagcagatgctcttaaccattgagccaccgcccagccctaccttttattttgagacagggtcttcctaaaTTGTCCAGGCCGGCCTTAAGCTCTTTGTGTAGTTCAGGCAGGTTTTGAACCTGCCATTCCTCTGCTTCAGAACCCTATGTAGCtaagattacaggcttgtgccccCAGGCCAGGCTCTGAGTGGACCCTGCACTCACTGGTCCcctttcttgcttcctctttcctgGTACATGTCATGAGGGCTCTAACCAAGGTTACGCAACTGCCTTCCAGAAACAGTGGCCGCTCCTGCCTTACCTCTGCCTTCACCCCAGGGCCTCCTTCCCACTCGCCCATCTTACCTAATGGATGCCATTCCTATGCTCTGAAGCCTGTGCTCTCGGAGACCCTCAAAGCAGCGCGTAGAGTGTATGAGTCTCTTTCTGACGTGTCTCCTGCCCTGAACCCCCTCGCATGCTGCTCCAGGTGCCGGTTCGTCAGGGAACGGGATCGTGCGGCTAACGACTACCCCAGCCTGTACTACCCTGAGATGTATATCCTCAAAGGCGGCTACAAGGAATTCTTCCCACAGCACCCGGTACCGTGGGTGGGGTGGCCACAGCTCTCCTCACTGAAGGGACAGAGCTCAGTTAGGCCGTAggccaaaaagagagaaagaaaggctttTCTGGCTCCCCACGGCTGACTCTGTTTCCCATACTGATGAACTCCTTACATCTTCTCATCCTCCTGTAGAACTTTTGTGAGCCCCAGAACTACCGGCCCATGAACCACGAGGCCTTCAGGGATGAGCTGAGGACCTTTCGCCTCAAGACGCGCAGCTGGGCTGGGGAGCGGAGCCGGCGGGAACTCTGTAGCAGGCTGCAGGACCAGTGATGAGCCAGCGCCAGTCCGGCTGCCATCTTTACCTCCTGGGGCCTGGGAGCCAGTGGGTCCCAAGGGCCTATGAGGCCGCCTACCTGCTAGAGGCCTCAGGTGCTGTTGGGGGTTGGGCGATGGTGTGGTGTCacatctgtctgtccctgtcctcCGTTCTCCGGTCTCACTCCACTAATTTTCCGTAGCCTGGTGCCAGCCCTGTCTTGAAGAGCCCAGCCTGAAGGGTGGATACCAGCTAGGAGGAAGTGCTTTGTGTCCGTGGACGCCTTTTATCgtcttttttccttgtttgtgttAACTCTTTGTCTTCCCGTGTTCAGAAAGCCCCCTTTGTGGGCGAGCCTCAGCCCTTTGGGATGAGCCGAGTCGCTCCTTGGGTGGTCTGGAAGCAGcgtgctctgcctgcttctgcgcCGCCGCCGGGCTgtgtctgctctcctctcctggcCTTTGCACAGACACCTCCGTGGTGGAAAACAGAAGCGCTTACTTGTTCCTGTCGTTTGTTGTCTTACCTGCAGCTCTTATTTGTGTTTGTCTGACTTAGCCTGTTTCCGGGCACACTGGCAGCTGGGTAGGCTCCTTCATACGCCTGGGGGTTAGAGATTCAAATATCACTTGCTCGGTGGGCCTGGCTTTTTGTGAGCCCAGAAAGGGAATCTTCTCCTTCAGTGCCCCCAAGGCAAGGGCAAAGGCCTGATTCAGGAGCCTCCGGGCGCCCCATGGGGCTGCTGGGAACCGCAGTCTCTCTGGTCAGAATTTGCTGCTGGGCAGGACCAGTCATTGAACTATAACTTTTTgatcctgtcttcttcctccctctcctcccttgagTCCTTACCACTCTGGTCCAGAAGACCTCTTGAGTAttcgtgtttgtttgtttgtatgttttctgtGTTGCTGTACTAGTGACTGAGCCTAGGCCTGTTGCAGGTGGACAGGAGGCTGGGTGGTCATGGATGTGCAGTGccttgcacacatgtatgcacacaaatgGGGTGGAAGGATTTTGGTGAGCATGGTGGCCTatggcaggagtgtgtgtgtgtgtgtgtgtgtgtgtgtgtacaaagtcTTTACACTTAGCATTTGGAAATATTAAAGGAACATTGTCATGGAAGcagctaaataaaaaaaaaccaagcaacctCTGGGTTCAGATCTACATCTGGGAAGGCCATGCTGGAAGGCCCTTGTGAGTCCTCTGTTAGGGCCTTGGTTCAATAAAGCACTGAGCAAGTTAAATAATCTGTTTGTTATGCGGAGCCTCTGACCATAGCAGACCCGGGGTAAGGA includes the following:
- the Cdc25b gene encoding M-phase inducer phosphatase 2 codes for the protein MEVPPPRSAPSSALSPARVLGGVQRPHHLPGFGLEPDGFLGSPERAASSSPVTTLTQTMHDLAGLGSETPKTQVGSLSFQNRLVGLSLSRRTSLSSVSSESSDAGLCMDSPSPMDPQKAEHAFEQAIQAASLVIQNEQFTIKRFRSLPVRLLDHSPVLQNITNSQALDSREKNEAGYRAASSPGEDKENDGYLFKMPWKPTHPSPAQALAEWTSRREAFAQRPSSAPDLMCRTPERKMEVELSPVAQSSSSLTPIERASEEDDGFVDILEGDLKDDDVVPPGMENLISAPLVKKLDKEEEQDLIMFSKCQRLFRSPSMPCTVIRPILKRLERPQDKDVPVQSKRRKSVTPLEEQQPEEPKARVFRSKSLCHEIESILDSDHHGLIGDYSKAFLLQTVDGKHQDLKYISPETMVALLTGKFSNIVEKFVIVDCRYPYEYEGGHIKNAVNLPLERDAETFLLQRPITPCSLDKRVILIFHCEFSSERGPRMCRFVRERDRAANDYPSLYYPEMYILKGGYKEFFPQHPNFCEPQNYRPMNHEAFRDELRTFRLKTRSWAGERSRRELCSRLQDQ